A DNA window from Mucilaginibacter xinganensis contains the following coding sequences:
- the gmd gene encoding GDP-mannose 4,6-dehydratase, which translates to MKKVALITGITGQDGAYLAELLLSKGYEVHGIKRRSSLFNTDRIDHLYQDPHEKNINLVLHYGDLSDSTNLIRIIQQVQPDEIYNLGAMSHVKVSFDTPEYTANADGIGTLRILEAVRLLNLTKKTKIYQASTSELYGLVQAVPQSETTPFYPRSPYAVAKLYAYWITVNYREAYGIFASNGILFNHESPLRGETFVTRKITRAVSKIAMGLQDKLFLGNLDAQRDWGHAKDYVEAMYLILQQDVAEDYVIATGVTTRVREFVRMAFDQVGIKIEFKGEGVNEKGFVVSCSNPDFQVEAGREVVAVDEKYFRPTEVELLIGDPTKSKTKLGWVPKYDLQGLVSEMVAADVELFRREKLLKDSGYVIKNQFE; encoded by the coding sequence ATGAAAAAAGTAGCTCTTATAACAGGAATAACAGGACAAGACGGCGCGTATCTGGCCGAATTATTACTCTCAAAAGGATATGAGGTACATGGTATAAAACGTCGTAGTTCATTATTTAACACTGACAGGATTGACCATTTATACCAGGATCCGCATGAAAAAAATATAAATCTTGTTTTACACTATGGAGATTTAAGTGATTCGACCAACCTGATCAGGATTATTCAACAGGTTCAGCCTGATGAAATTTATAATCTTGGTGCAATGTCACACGTTAAAGTAAGTTTTGATACGCCTGAATATACTGCAAACGCAGATGGTATAGGGACGTTAAGAATTTTAGAAGCAGTTAGATTACTAAATTTAACAAAGAAGACTAAAATATACCAGGCATCGACCTCGGAATTGTATGGATTAGTTCAGGCCGTTCCACAGTCAGAAACTACACCTTTCTATCCGCGTTCTCCATACGCCGTAGCCAAGCTTTATGCTTATTGGATAACCGTTAACTACCGGGAAGCTTATGGGATTTTTGCCAGCAATGGAATTTTATTTAACCATGAAAGCCCTTTACGCGGTGAAACCTTTGTAACGCGTAAAATTACACGCGCGGTTTCAAAAATAGCGATGGGCTTACAGGATAAGCTTTTCCTTGGAAATTTAGATGCGCAACGCGATTGGGGGCATGCAAAAGATTACGTTGAAGCGATGTACCTTATTTTACAGCAGGATGTTGCTGAAGACTATGTTATTGCCACAGGCGTTACTACGCGTGTGCGTGAATTTGTTAGAATGGCATTTGACCAGGTTGGGATTAAGATTGAGTTTAAGGGCGAAGGTGTGAATGAAAAAGGTTTTGTGGTTAGCTGTAGCAATCCTGATTTCCAGGTTGAAGCCGGAAGAGAAGTGGTTGCTGTTGATGAAAAGTATTTCCGCCCTACCGAAGTGGAATTATTGATAGGTGATCCAACCAAATCTAAAACAAAATTAGGCTGGGTGCCCAAATACGACCTGCAGGGTTTAGTAAGCGAAATGGTTGCTGCCGATGTGGAACTATTCAGACGCGAAAAATTATTGAAAGATTCGGGCTACGTTATTAAAAACCAGTTTGAATAA
- the fcl gene encoding GDP-L-fucose synthase gives MEKDAKIYIAGHRGMVGSAIHRKLIKEGYTNFVTRTSDTIDLRNQQQVTDFFKEEKPDYVFLAAAKVGGIVANNTYRAEFLYDNLQIQNNVIHNSYLNGVKKLMFLGSSCIYPKMAPQPLKEEYLLTGLLEPTNEPYAIAKIAGIKMCDAYRAQYGCNYISVMPTNLYGYNDNYHPQNSHVLPALIRRFHEAKEQGLPQVAIWGSGSPKREFLFADDLAEACYYLMQNYNEEGLVNIGTGEDLSIKDLALLVKAVVGYSGDINFDTTKPDGTPRKLMDVSKLHAQGWKHTIELPEGIKLAYHDFLTKHTLVKP, from the coding sequence ATGGAAAAAGATGCGAAAATTTATATTGCCGGGCATCGCGGAATGGTGGGCTCGGCAATACACCGTAAGCTGATTAAGGAAGGTTATACCAATTTTGTTACCAGAACTTCTGATACAATAGATTTGCGTAATCAGCAACAGGTTACGGATTTTTTTAAGGAAGAAAAGCCTGATTACGTTTTTTTAGCTGCAGCAAAAGTTGGAGGTATAGTTGCCAACAATACCTACAGGGCCGAGTTTTTATATGATAACCTTCAAATACAAAATAACGTTATACATAACTCTTATTTAAACGGTGTAAAAAAGCTTATGTTTTTAGGATCAAGCTGTATTTACCCAAAGATGGCTCCGCAACCATTAAAGGAAGAATATCTGCTTACTGGTTTACTGGAACCTACAAATGAACCTTACGCCATAGCAAAAATTGCAGGTATAAAAATGTGTGATGCTTATCGCGCTCAGTACGGCTGTAACTATATTTCTGTGATGCCCACCAATTTATACGGCTATAATGATAATTATCATCCACAGAACTCTCACGTGTTGCCAGCTTTGATCCGCCGGTTTCATGAGGCAAAGGAGCAAGGGTTACCCCAGGTAGCTATTTGGGGATCCGGTTCACCCAAGCGCGAGTTTCTATTTGCTGATGATTTGGCCGAAGCTTGCTATTATTTAATGCAAAACTATAACGAAGAAGGATTGGTAAATATTGGTACGGGTGAAGATCTATCAATTAAAGACCTCGCCTTACTTGTTAAAGCTGTTGTTGGTTATAGCGGAGACATTAACTTTGATACTACCAAGCCAGATGGTACACCAAGAAAGCTAATGGACGTTAGCAAGCTTCATGCACAAGGCTGGAAGCATACAATAGAACTGCCTGAAGGTATTAAACTTGCTTACCACGACTTTTTAACAAAACACACCTTAGTTAAACCGTAA
- a CDS encoding DUF3467 domain-containing protein, whose amino-acid sequence MDEQNENQLNIELSEEIAEGIYSNLAIITHSTSEFVIDFIRVMPGVPKAKVKSRIVLTPEHTKRLLTALADNLEKFEAVNGNIKIQQDPTGFPMNFGGTVGQA is encoded by the coding sequence ATGGACGAACAAAACGAAAATCAATTAAATATTGAACTTTCCGAAGAAATAGCTGAGGGAATATATTCAAACCTTGCAATAATTACACATTCAACATCGGAATTTGTGATTGATTTTATAAGGGTTATGCCGGGAGTGCCTAAAGCAAAGGTGAAGTCAAGAATTGTATTGACACCGGAACACACTAAAAGGTTATTAACCGCATTAGCTGATAACCTCGAAAAATTTGAGGCAGTAAACGGAAATATAAAGATTCAACAAGACCCAACCGGATTCCCGATGAATTTTGGCGGTACAGTAGGACAAGCATAG